The Parcubacteria group bacterium genome includes a region encoding these proteins:
- a CDS encoding aminotransferase class V-fold PLP-dependent enzyme codes for MQKSKKIKIKLFQPYVSPLARKMVQKVLSGIWIAEGPMVKEFEKEFAKKFNLKNVAAVNSGTSALELAYELADIKSGDEVITPVLTCVITNVPLVRRGAKIIFADIDYDLNMSIEDVKKKITPRTKAIVFMHFGGNNRGLKELIKICKERKICLIEDAAQAVGSDFWGKADFTAVSLQAIKMITSGDGGFLICKNKKDCDKAKRLRWFGYDRDKRAKLGDIDLKEAGYKYQMCDVAASIGLGNLLSIDPVLAHGKRLQKIYKKYGLKPHAWVSVGFTDNYKKLKELYGREGIEIGKNHFRNDKYTLFKKFRTPLPIMNELEHRYFIVPSHYAVPEKIAHKIGRIFVNSKLNLK; via the coding sequence ATGCAGAAAAGTAAAAAAATAAAAATCAAATTATTCCAGCCGTATGTTTCTCCGCTGGCCAGAAAAATGGTCCAAAAAGTTTTATCGGGAATCTGGATAGCCGAGGGCCCGATGGTAAAAGAATTTGAAAAAGAATTTGCCAAAAAATTCAATCTGAAAAACGTTGCGGCAGTTAACTCCGGCACCAGCGCCTTAGAGCTGGCTTACGAACTCGCGGATATCAAATCGGGCGATGAGGTAATCACACCGGTTTTAACTTGCGTGATTACCAATGTTCCTTTGGTAAGGCGGGGAGCGAAAATAATTTTTGCCGATATAGATTACGATTTGAATATGAGTATTGAAGATGTCAAGAAAAAAATAACCCCAAGAACCAAGGCGATAGTTTTTATGCATTTCGGAGGAAATAACCGCGGGCTGAAAGAATTGATTAAAATATGCAAAGAACGGAAGATTTGCCTCATTGAAGACGCCGCCCAAGCGGTCGGTTCCGATTTTTGGGGGAAGGCTGATTTTACCGCCGTCTCGCTTCAAGCGATTAAAATGATAACTTCCGGGGACGGAGGATTTTTGATATGTAAAAATAAAAAAGATTGCGACAAGGCCAAGCGGCTGCGCTGGTTCGGATATGACAGGGACAAAAGAGCAAAACTGGGAGATATTGATTTAAAAGAAGCCGGATACAAATATCAAATGTGCGATGTCGCGGCTTCTATAGGTTTGGGCAATTTGTTGTCTATTGATCCTGTTCTAGCCCATGGAAAACGCCTACAAAAAATTTATAAAAAATACGGACTGAAACCCCATGCCTGGGTATCGGTGGGTTTCACTGATAATTATAAAAAATTAAAAGAACTTTACGGCCGGGAGGGGATAGAAATAGGAAAAAATCATTTTCGTAACGATAAATACACTTTGTTCAAAAAATTTAGAACCCCTTTACCAATAATGAACGAATTAGAGCATAGGTATTTTATTGTGCCAAGCCACTATGCGGTACCGGAAAAAATTGCCCATAAAATCGGCCGGATTTTTGTGAACAGTAAATTAAATTTAAAATGA
- a CDS encoding class I SAM-dependent methyltransferase: protein MTDLNNENPPWYSSYEKNNYGDLFYALMRIYKPKKVVELGTKAGYSAYHIARGLKDNRRGTLDCYDLWERYEFKSVPKSVAEKNLKKFKDIIKLKQRDAIGVNKLYKKIDILHVDVSNEGGILEKIIPN from the coding sequence ATGACTGATTTAAATAATGAAAATCCGCCATGGTATTCCTCGTATGAGAAAAATAATTACGGAGATTTGTTTTACGCGCTGATGCGCATTTATAAACCCAAGAAAGTTGTTGAATTGGGTACTAAAGCTGGATACAGCGCTTACCATATAGCAAGGGGGCTTAAGGATAATAGAAGAGGCACTCTGGACTGTTATGACTTGTGGGAGAGGTATGAATTTAAATCGGTACCTAAATCGGTTGCCGAGAAAAATTTAAAAAAATTTAAAGATATCATAAAACTTAAACAGCGCGACGCGATTGGAGTAAATAAGTTATATAAAAAAATTGATATTTTACATGTTGATGTCAGTAATGAGGGCGGAATTTTAGAAAAAATAATACCGAACTAG